The Desulfurella sp. genome has a window encoding:
- a CDS encoding ABC transporter ATP-binding protein, which translates to MLRLENIKYSRNSKEIIKGVTINFEDNKITSIIGSNGVGKSTLAYIIMGLSDYKPNDGKIYLDDKDITDFSITERARLGISLLWQEPARFEGLTVKDYLSLGGKIKLDIIKDALNLVRLNPDVYLSRYVDKKLSGGERKRVEIASCILLKPKFLIMDEPDSGIDLMSLDMIVDIMKYLKDNGTGVIVITHREEIATHSDYSYLICDGKVLKSGVCSDIIDYYRSTCDLCDNVNAPKENLI; encoded by the coding sequence ATGCTTAGATTAGAAAATATCAAATATTCTCGCAATTCGAAAGAAATAATAAAGGGTGTCACTATAAATTTTGAAGATAATAAGATTACATCTATTATAGGAAGCAACGGTGTAGGAAAATCTACACTTGCTTATATTATAATGGGTTTGTCGGATTATAAGCCAAATGATGGCAAAATTTATTTAGATGATAAAGATATAACAGATTTCAGTATTACTGAGCGAGCCAGATTAGGTATAAGTTTGCTGTGGCAGGAACCTGCCAGATTTGAAGGTTTAACTGTAAAAGATTATTTGAGTCTGGGCGGAAAAATAAAACTCGATATTATAAAAGATGCATTAAACCTAGTAAGATTGAATCCAGATGTTTATCTGAGTCGTTATGTAGATAAAAAGCTATCTGGAGGCGAGAGAAAACGGGTTGAAATTGCTAGCTGCATTTTGTTAAAACCAAAGTTTTTAATTATGGACGAACCAGATTCTGGTATAGATTTAATGAGCCTTGATATGATAGTTGATATTATGAAGTATTTGAAAGATAATGGCACAGGTGTTATAGTTATAACTCACAGAGAAGAGATTGCAACTCACAGTGATTATTCTTATCTAATTTGTGATGGTAAAGTTTTAAAAAGTGGTGTATGTAGCGATATTATTGATTATTATAGAAGTACATGTGATCTATGTGATAATGTCAATGCACCAAAGGAGAACCTAATATGA
- a CDS encoding hemolysin family protein: MISFFLVCIIVLTLLEAIFDGAEIGILSLNPEHIDSKSKISSIILNYTKNPQKLLSAALVGTNVSLVVSSYIGAYLSEKIFNNSFVAIIFLWPVAVIFGQILPKILYRNYPIFLTRKTILVVYIFNLIFYPIITLMFYLSNILQKSFSDKSKQSTPTRDEIKMIVKSKYFKRNISDLEAHMIDQIVSFKEKKAQEIMIPLKKVFMLEENQTISDLAFANKDNDYTRIPIFRERVDNIVGIVNIYDLIDAKPDEPLKKYAQEPVYFPEHTLVENIFLKMKRDGLRMVVIVDEYGSCSGIITIEDCLEEIFGEIEDEYDVAEHKIINTKGGFLVDADIEIEKINEVLALNIEKVPEYETLGGFLLYKFGYIPQKGEKIIHNNFVFEIKSRDNKNIKKVLIRNA; the protein is encoded by the coding sequence ATGATTTCCTTTTTTTTAGTTTGCATTATTGTACTTACTTTGCTTGAAGCTATATTTGATGGAGCAGAAATCGGAATTTTATCCCTAAACCCAGAACATATAGACTCAAAATCAAAAATTTCTTCAATAATATTAAATTACACAAAAAATCCACAAAAATTACTATCTGCTGCACTCGTGGGCACTAATGTCAGTCTTGTAGTATCTTCTTATATCGGAGCTTACCTTAGTGAAAAAATTTTCAATAACTCATTTGTTGCTATAATTTTTTTATGGCCAGTGGCGGTTATCTTTGGTCAGATTCTACCAAAGATACTATACCGCAATTACCCTATTTTTTTAACAAGAAAAACTATTCTTGTGGTATATATTTTTAATTTAATTTTTTATCCAATTATTACTTTGATGTTTTATCTATCAAATATTTTGCAAAAAAGTTTTTCTGATAAATCAAAGCAAAGCACACCTACACGAGATGAAATTAAAATGATTGTAAAAAGCAAATATTTTAAACGAAATATTTCTGATTTAGAAGCCCATATGATTGATCAAATTGTATCATTTAAAGAAAAAAAAGCACAAGAAATAATGATTCCTTTAAAAAAAGTTTTTATGCTTGAAGAAAATCAAACAATAAGTGATCTAGCTTTTGCTAACAAAGATAATGATTATACGAGAATACCAATATTTAGAGAAAGGGTTGATAATATTGTCGGTATTGTAAATATATATGATTTAATTGATGCAAAGCCAGATGAACCACTTAAAAAATATGCACAAGAACCAGTGTATTTTCCCGAACATACGCTTGTTGAAAACATATTTTTAAAAATGAAAAGAGATGGTTTGAGAATGGTGGTTATAGTTGATGAGTATGGTAGCTGCAGTGGTATTATAACCATTGAAGATTGTCTGGAAGAAATTTTTGGAGAAATAGAAGATGAATACGATGTAGCAGAACACAAAATTATAAATACAAAAGGTGGATTTTTAGTTGATGCGGACATTGAAATTGAAAAGATCAATGAAGTTTTGGCTTTAAATATTGAGAAAGTGCCCGAGTATGAAACACTAGGTGGTTTTTTGCTTTACAAGTTTGGCTACATTCCTCAAAAAGGTGAAAAGATTATTCATAATAATTTTGTATTTGAAATTAAATCTCGAGATAATAAGAATATTAAAAAGGTGCTAATAAGAAATGCTTAA
- the rdgB gene encoding RdgB/HAM1 family non-canonical purine NTP pyrophosphatase, which produces MPLAPKIIVATSNEHKLKEIKEIFNDFNVVGMSKDYLAPEETGHTFCENALIKAKSIEHLGEIVLADDSGIEVQALLGLPGIYSARYSGGNDYQNNQKLLEELKHHANRKARFVCCMVAIVNKKTISAEGILEGTIAFEPKGENGFGYDPIFIPSGFNQTLAELGSDIKNKISHRKKALEQIRKKIMENLK; this is translated from the coding sequence ATGCCTTTAGCACCTAAAATAATCGTTGCAACATCAAATGAACATAAATTAAAAGAAATAAAAGAAATTTTTAACGATTTTAATGTTGTTGGAATGTCAAAAGATTATTTAGCTCCAGAAGAAACAGGACACACATTTTGTGAAAATGCTTTAATAAAAGCAAAAAGTATTGAGCATTTAGGTGAGATTGTGCTAGCTGATGATTCTGGTATTGAGGTGCAGGCATTATTAGGTTTGCCTGGCATATACTCTGCACGCTACTCTGGTGGAAATGATTATCAAAACAATCAAAAACTTCTTGAAGAGCTAAAACATCATGCAAACAGGAAAGCACGCTTTGTTTGCTGTATGGTAGCAATTGTTAATAAAAAAACAATTAGTGCAGAAGGTATACTTGAAGGTACTATTGCATTCGAACCAAAAGGCGAAAATGGTTTTGGCTACGATCCAATTTTTATACCTTCTGGATTTAATCAAACATTAGCAGAACTTGGAAGCGATATTAAAAATAAGATTTCTCATAGAAAAAAAGCACTTGAGCAAATAAGAAAAAAGATTATGGAAAATTTAAAATGA
- a CDS encoding glycosyltransferase family 4 protein, whose translation MKVAIVLGSIPYGGIENLVYDIALYSKSYNDLELKIINIAGIGEKLGEFYDAKIDVLNICNSTKDLKVYKLSTLKKVKKVFNQLKPDIVHTMNFSADYFSKLALIGSKTPIITHIHNTKIEGHLHRRLINRWLSFRTNLYISVSKAVYDMVEKFHNIFKRKHIVLYNAINLNNFKWIKRTYPKNHFNIVTTARLMPQKNLDNLIRAFARIHKEYSNTTLTIVGDGKDKANLENLAKSLNINVFFAGYQKDVSIYLYKADLFVLPSIYEGFGNSHIEAIATGLPSIVSKNVPSIEVTKDCTLICDTDVESIYNNIKNIISNPTLYEKLSGNTRSVARQFDIEVYIENLYNIYKKLLSGTI comes from the coding sequence TTGAAGGTTGCTATTGTTTTAGGCTCAATTCCTTATGGTGGTATAGAAAATCTGGTTTATGATATAGCACTTTACTCAAAAAGTTATAATGATTTGGAATTGAAAATTATAAATATTGCTGGTATTGGTGAAAAACTTGGTGAGTTTTATGATGCAAAAATTGATGTTTTAAATATATGTAATTCCACGAAAGATTTAAAAGTTTACAAATTATCTACTTTAAAAAAGGTAAAAAAAGTTTTTAATCAATTAAAACCGGATATAGTTCACACAATGAACTTTAGTGCTGATTATTTTTCTAAATTGGCTTTGATTGGCTCTAAAACACCAATTATAACACATATCCACAACACAAAAATAGAAGGACACCTTCATAGAAGACTGATTAATAGATGGCTATCTTTCAGGACCAATCTTTATATATCCGTATCAAAAGCAGTGTACGATATGGTTGAAAAATTTCACAATATATTTAAAAGAAAGCATATTGTTTTATATAATGCCATAAATCTAAATAATTTCAAATGGATTAAAAGGACATACCCAAAAAACCACTTTAATATTGTAACGACAGCAAGGCTTATGCCACAAAAAAACTTAGATAATTTAATTAGAGCTTTTGCCAGAATTCATAAAGAATATAGTAACACCACGCTAACTATTGTAGGTGATGGAAAAGATAAAGCTAATTTAGAAAATCTCGCAAAATCTTTAAATATAAATGTATTTTTTGCTGGTTACCAAAAAGATGTATCAATTTACCTGTATAAAGCAGATTTGTTTGTTTTACCATCAATTTACGAAGGTTTTGGAAATTCACACATAGAGGCAATTGCTACAGGTTTGCCTTCAATTGTTTCAAAAAATGTACCAAGCATTGAAGTTACAAAAGATTGCACACTGATTTGCGATACTGATGTTGAAAGTATTTACAATAATATAAAAAATATTATATCAAATCCTACTCTTTACGAAAAACTGTCAGGCAATACAAGAAGTGTTGCCAGGCAATTTGACATAGAAGTCTACATTGAAAATCTCTACAATATTTACAAAAAGTTGTTATCCGGCACTATATGA
- a CDS encoding SufD family Fe-S cluster assembly protein has product MIDIVKAYEDEFNQLVELYEKNTNDNSLKNKGVASIIVSGNKVVGLNTLKGIDVKSKTRGDGVVIIDVDIQDNTVIPIPVHLCTGFLEKKGEQLLQFNYNIGSNVKVKFKSHCILTKIEKLHHKMISQMYIGKNSFVTYEDEHFHDENGGIFVETITYAKLDKNAFFQSKFYATKTRIGRINVVMDFDLDDYAKADLESKIYGKKDDKIDIQEILRLNGQYSSGIAKSSIFATDSTEANVINEAYGNGAYSKGHIECNEVVKGSNVLVSTVPILKVVNEKSELTHEASVGRIRQDQLDILMSKGLDEEEAVNIIVNGLIS; this is encoded by the coding sequence ATGATTGATATAGTAAAAGCATATGAAGATGAATTCAATCAGTTAGTTGAGTTATATGAGAAAAATACAAACGATAATTCTTTAAAAAACAAAGGTGTAGCATCTATAATTGTTAGTGGAAATAAAGTTGTTGGCTTAAATACGCTTAAAGGAATAGATGTAAAATCTAAAACACGTGGCGATGGTGTCGTAATAATTGATGTTGATATACAAGATAACACAGTAATTCCCATACCTGTTCATTTATGCACAGGTTTTTTGGAAAAAAAAGGCGAACAGTTGTTGCAGTTTAACTACAATATTGGCTCCAATGTTAAAGTTAAGTTTAAGTCGCATTGCATATTAACAAAAATTGAAAAGCTGCATCATAAAATGATCTCACAAATGTATATTGGCAAAAACTCATTTGTTACTTACGAAGATGAACATTTTCATGATGAAAATGGAGGAATATTTGTAGAGACTATAACATATGCAAAGCTGGATAAAAATGCATTTTTTCAAAGCAAATTTTATGCTACAAAAACCCGCATTGGCAGGATTAACGTGGTTATGGATTTCGACTTGGATGATTATGCCAAAGCTGATTTAGAAAGCAAAATTTATGGCAAAAAAGATGATAAAATAGATATCCAGGAGATTTTAAGATTAAATGGACAGTACTCATCAGGTATTGCAAAATCATCCATATTTGCAACGGATTCCACTGAAGCAAATGTAATAAATGAAGCTTACGGCAACGGTGCTTATTCTAAAGGCCACATTGAATGCAATGAGGTTGTAAAAGGCTCTAATGTTCTTGTATCAACAGTGCCTATTTTAAAAGTAGTAAATGAAAAATCTGAATTGACGCACGAAGCAAGTGTTGGACGCATTAGGCAAGACCAGCTTGATATTTTGATGTCAAAAGGTTTGGATGAAGAAGAAGCAGTAAATATAATTGTAAATGGTTTAATTAGTTAA
- a CDS encoding helicase-related protein, translated as IRPTGLMDPEIVVKPMDNAIDDLFSEIKNSTKAGYKVLVTTLTKKMAEDVSEYYNNLGLRVKYMHSEIDAIERAKIIWDLRNNKFDCLVGVNLLREGLDIPEVNLVAILDADKEGFLRSKTSLIQTAGRAARNATSKVIFYANNITKSMQEAINETLRRRKIQEDYNIKNNITPTTIIKNKNSKVLEMCDLDYLENPQIDNVKKKDIPKIISKLYRQMKEASQKMEFEKAIEYRNEIERLKKLDMELV; from the coding sequence ATACGTCCAACCGGTCTTATGGATCCGGAAATTGTTGTAAAACCAATGGATAACGCCATAGACGATTTATTTTCTGAAATTAAAAATAGTACAAAAGCAGGATACAAAGTGCTGGTTACTACTCTTACAAAAAAAATGGCAGAAGATGTTAGCGAATATTACAATAATTTAGGTCTTAGGGTAAAATATATGCATTCAGAAATCGATGCAATTGAGCGCGCCAAAATTATATGGGATTTAAGAAACAATAAATTTGATTGTTTGGTAGGTGTTAACTTGCTAAGAGAAGGCCTTGATATTCCGGAAGTGAATTTAGTGGCAATATTAGATGCTGATAAAGAAGGTTTTTTAAGAAGCAAAACAAGTCTTATACAAACAGCAGGAAGAGCAGCCAGAAACGCTACATCCAAAGTAATTTTTTATGCTAACAATATTACAAAATCTATGCAGGAAGCAATTAATGAAACTCTAAGGAGAAGAAAGATTCAAGAAGACTATAATATTAAAAATAATATAACCCCAACCACAATAATAAAAAATAAAAATAGCAAAGTTTTAGAGATGTGTGATTTAGATTATTTAGAAAATCCTCAAATTGACAATGTAAAAAAGAAAGATATACCAAAAATTATCAGCAAGCTTTACAGACAGATGAAAGAAGCATCCCAAAAAATGGAATTTGAAAAGGCAATTGAGTATAGAAACGAGATTGAAAGATTAAAGAAACTTGACATGGAGTTGGTTTAG
- the lptA gene encoding lipopolysaccharide transport periplasmic protein LptA, with protein MKKILIFIIGFFIFTSLSFAQNSIENAKKEKVPINITADKLIAQENIGLYTFIGNVVAKRKDATLYADKMDVYKDKNTGDVSKIVCIGNVVITQPGKVAKADEGIYELKDQKVTLIGNAYVKSGKNVIKSNMIVYYLDRKYAVAQGTKNERVDVTIYPNEKQTSNQTKEQR; from the coding sequence ATGAAAAAAATATTAATTTTTATTATTGGTTTTTTTATTTTCACAAGTTTATCATTTGCACAAAATTCTATTGAAAACGCTAAAAAAGAAAAGGTACCAATAAACATAACGGCTGATAAGCTAATAGCCCAGGAAAATATTGGTTTGTATACATTTATTGGCAATGTTGTGGCTAAAAGAAAAGATGCAACGCTTTATGCAGACAAGATGGATGTTTATAAAGACAAAAATACTGGCGATGTGTCAAAGATTGTATGTATTGGCAATGTAGTTATAACACAACCAGGTAAAGTGGCCAAAGCAGACGAAGGAATTTATGAACTTAAAGACCAAAAAGTTACATTAATTGGCAATGCATACGTTAAAAGTGGCAAAAATGTCATAAAATCTAATATGATTGTTTATTATCTTGATAGGAAATACGCGGTAGCGCAAGGCACAAAAAATGAGCGCGTTGATGTAACAATTTACCCAAATGAAAAACAAACTTCAAACCAGACAAAGGAGCAAAGATAA
- the fsa gene encoding fructose-6-phosphate aldolase, with the protein MKFFLDTANLDKIVYFTSLGLVDGVTTNPSLIAKEGKEFLPTIKEILKIVNGPVSVEAIGSSSIEMIKEAREFSKLAKNVVVKIPFTKEGIKATQILSKENIKVNMTLIFSASQALIAAKSGASYVSPFIGRLDDISFEGIELVEQIKTIFDNYNFKTEIIVASVRSPKHVVEAAEIGADIATIPPEVLELMFGHPLTDVGIKKFMKDWANAFST; encoded by the coding sequence ATGAAATTTTTTTTGGACACAGCAAATTTAGACAAAATTGTTTATTTTACAAGTTTAGGATTAGTAGACGGTGTTACCACAAACCCATCTTTGATTGCAAAAGAAGGTAAAGAATTTTTACCAACAATTAAAGAAATTTTAAAAATTGTAAATGGTCCGGTTAGTGTGGAAGCCATAGGTTCCAGTTCTATTGAAATGATTAAAGAAGCAAGAGAGTTTTCTAAGTTAGCTAAAAATGTAGTTGTCAAAATACCATTTACTAAAGAAGGTATCAAAGCAACACAAATTTTAAGCAAAGAAAACATTAAAGTTAATATGACTTTGATTTTTAGTGCATCCCAAGCATTAATTGCTGCTAAATCAGGTGCAAGCTATGTAAGTCCTTTTATCGGAAGACTTGATGATATCTCTTTTGAAGGCATTGAGTTAGTTGAGCAAATAAAAACTATTTTTGATAATTACAATTTTAAAACTGAAATCATAGTTGCAAGCGTGCGAAGTCCAAAACATGTAGTTGAAGCAGCTGAAATTGGAGCAGATATTGCAACAATACCACCAGAAGTTCTTGAGTTGATGTTTGGACATCCTTTAACAGATGTTGGTATAAAAAAATTTATGAAGGACTGGGCAAATGCCTTTAGCACCTAA
- the gltX gene encoding glutamate--tRNA ligase, with product MVRLRFAPSPTGHLHIGGLRTALYNYLYAKKHDGAFVLRIEDTDLERSSQVYTESILEALKWCGLNWDEIYYQSQRTHIYQSYIDSMLKNGTAYKCYCTKERLEELKKTQMEKGENPHYDGFCKNIKEDLNKPYVVRINLPQKDVSFVDSVHGELKFSYKEFDDFILQRSDGSFMYNFTNVVDDIDMKITHVIRGDDHITNTAKQLYIYEVLSAKVPQFAHIPMILGPDKKRLSKRHGAQSVLEYKQMGFLPQSLLNYLARLGWSSGDEEIFSMQKLLELFDLEGLNKSPAVFDQKKLLWLNGYYIRNTQAEELLNLSYDFLSQNCKSHEKKYLEKAIEVMKPRVETLVELAQSIEFFCTRPIFYEEKGIKKYTNQNTKQILLDFIDKIKNIEFTHDNFQALINDLASKYNEKVVNVAQGIRIALSGKSAGPALFDMIEIMGIDESIYRIKQFLEKLS from the coding sequence ATGGTAAGGCTTAGATTTGCCCCCTCGCCTACTGGACATTTGCATATTGGTGGTTTAAGGACAGCGCTTTACAATTATTTATACGCCAAAAAGCACGATGGTGCATTTGTTTTGAGAATAGAAGATACAGATCTTGAGCGCTCAAGTCAGGTATATACTGAATCAATTCTCGAAGCTTTAAAGTGGTGTGGTCTAAATTGGGATGAAATATACTACCAAAGCCAGAGAACCCATATTTACCAATCATATATAGACAGTATGCTAAAAAATGGCACAGCCTACAAGTGTTATTGTACAAAAGAAAGACTTGAAGAACTAAAAAAAACACAGATGGAAAAAGGTGAAAACCCGCACTATGATGGATTTTGCAAAAATATTAAAGAAGATTTAAATAAACCTTATGTTGTAAGAATAAATTTGCCACAAAAAGATGTGAGTTTTGTTGATAGTGTGCATGGAGAGCTTAAGTTTTCTTACAAAGAATTTGACGATTTTATACTACAGCGTTCTGATGGCAGTTTTATGTATAATTTTACAAATGTAGTAGATGATATAGATATGAAAATCACTCATGTTATAAGAGGAGACGACCACATAACAAATACAGCCAAGCAATTGTATATATATGAAGTTTTAAGTGCTAAAGTTCCTCAATTTGCACACATACCGATGATTTTAGGACCAGATAAAAAAAGACTTTCAAAAAGACATGGCGCTCAAAGCGTGCTAGAGTATAAACAAATGGGTTTTTTGCCACAAAGTTTACTTAATTATCTGGCTCGTCTTGGATGGTCATCTGGTGATGAAGAAATCTTTAGTATGCAAAAACTACTTGAGTTATTTGACTTAGAAGGGCTTAATAAATCACCAGCTGTTTTTGATCAAAAAAAGCTTTTATGGCTAAATGGTTACTATATAAGAAACACTCAAGCAGAAGAATTACTGAATTTATCGTATGATTTTCTTAGTCAGAACTGTAAGTCGCATGAAAAAAAGTATTTAGAAAAAGCAATTGAAGTTATGAAACCTCGTGTTGAAACTTTAGTTGAGCTTGCACAATCAATTGAGTTTTTTTGCACAAGACCGATTTTTTATGAAGAAAAAGGTATCAAAAAGTACACCAACCAAAACACAAAGCAGATTTTACTTGACTTTATTGACAAAATCAAAAACATTGAATTTACGCATGATAATTTTCAAGCTCTAATAAACGATCTGGCATCAAAATACAATGAAAAAGTAGTTAATGTAGCTCAAGGAATAAGGATAGCTCTAAGTGGAAAAAGTGCAGGACCTGCCCTATTTGACATGATAGAGATTATGGGTATTGATGAATCCATTTATAGAATAAAGCAGTTTTTGGAAAAATTAAGTTGA
- a CDS encoding PP0621 family protein: protein MLKLFLLILFVIYIYYVIRKKRKIKQNTNDLQLDELVKCENCGIYFSKKKAIRYKNLFFCSKKCKKQYEDKVGR, encoded by the coding sequence ATGCTTAAATTATTTTTGCTTATTTTATTTGTCATTTATATTTACTATGTTATAAGAAAAAAAAGAAAAATAAAGCAAAACACCAATGATCTCCAACTGGATGAACTGGTGAAATGTGAGAATTGTGGCATATACTTTTCAAAAAAGAAAGCAATTCGTTACAAAAATTTGTTTTTTTGCTCTAAAAAGTGTAAAAAACAGTATGAAGATAAGGTAGGGAGGTAA